AGGATACTGCATGCAAAGGCTGTGCCTCTTTGCTTCCCCTTGCTTTTGACTTCAGCATGAGAATCCTGTCCCTGATAAACCTAGGAATATTTCTGTAAAAAAGGAACTGGGACCTTCATCCAGTCCTCCAGGCAATGCCACCCTGTCACCGGACTTTAGATGACAAAGTAAAGATCAATGATGCAGCAAAATAGGTTTTATCTAGCCTCATAGCCTGTGCTTATCTAATATCTATGTGTCAGGTTTTGTGGGCTAACGGTTGAAAGCTCAGTAACCAAAGATGGGGAAGAAAACAATGGTTATGAGAGTGATCTGGAGGTTGGTCTGGTTCTTTCCTTTTCCTTGGAAACATGCTGATTTGATGCAAGAGGATGCTTTCCCAGTGCTACAAGTTTCAGATAAAGATGCTCAACACATAAAGTTGCCATTATGTAAAATCTAAAGTGAAAAAACAGCAAAAGCACAATGTTCTGTGTGGTTTTTCACTGAGGGGACAAATGTTCTTTCAGGATCAGGACCACTACTACAGCAAGGTGCAAGGAAGGTGcaccatccttttcttcaacacAATCTACCAGTTAACCAAAGCTTGTGCTTACAGAATTTATAGTGTATTCTTATCCAGGCAAAAAAAATGTACACAATCGCAGTGTTGGTGACCATATCTATCGAGGTATGAGCATACTGCAATGTAATAAAATATCAGAGAAGAAAGAAAGTCAAGTAGTCATCCTATTCATTCCCTCTTTCATCAAGAAAACTTACAGTGAACGCGCTACCTATCTGTATCTACAAAGAATCATTTCCCTTAGATATGTAAAAAAATCGATGGTTCTATAAGAACTAAGAACAGGAAAAGAGACTAAATTTACCAAAGAGCAAATCACTCTTCTACCTAACTCTTTTTTGTGTTTCTTTCCCTGTCTGTGTATACCCCATCATCTACCATGGAAGACTTCCAGTGGCTGGATCTGTGAACGCTTTATGCACAAAATCTTTAAGACCGGTATCAAATACTTCACAGAACCGACGCGGCCAATCCTCTGGTTCCACCGGCTTAGTCCCCAATCCTGGTGCCCTGTCCCTGGATCCAACATTCTCCTCGTCCTGCCAATCGGCAACATAGGTCGCGACACGGCCAGAAAACTTATCCTTGAACACCTCCCAAACTTGATACTTGTAATGGTTGATGAGCATCACACCCTGACCAAGGTTCACATACCTCACCCCTTCTTTCAGATGGAAGTGGTGCACCACATTGATGAGTGATGGGTTTAGTGCGTCTGGCCTGACAATTGACTTGTGTCGCTCCGGTGCAGCGAGTCGGCAGGTGTAACCTGTTGTAACGCCTTTCTTGGGAATTTTTGTCCGACCTGAGGGACCAAAGCTGTGGCATGCAGTCCTGAGCTCCCCAATCCGTGGCCTGTTTGAGTAGTTCCGGAGAATATCTTGTAGAGTCTTGTTGCCAGGGAAGTGCAAGAACTCGTCGATGTCGATGAACCCCACCCACTCACAGCTCTCTCGGGCCCTGAGAGCACAATGTGCGAAACCAGCCTCTTGAGACTTCATCCATGGCCACAGATGGCGTGTCACATTGTACCTTGATGGATCCATGGTACCGAGGGCCTgctcaatgtcatcatcactgtTGTTGTCATAGATGAACCACCGCTCCACACCGATATGCGAGTGGTAGATGATCCATTCTCGGAGGAACCTTGCCTGGTTGCGAAGCATGGTGCATACACACATTGAATGTGCCTTTTGCCGCCGATGTCTGTTATACCGAGGAAGTGGCTCAGGCTCAGCTATTGATGGCAGCGTAGAGTCCCTCTGGCCTTTCGTCCTGATGGAGACCAACATAGGCTTGTCATCACTGTCTCCATTGCCATTGGGATTAGTTGTCATCCTGAGATACCGGCGAATGCGAACTGGTGTCACACACCGGAAAATCTCTTGTGCAGCAGAAATCACAGGGGATGTGAGCACATGCTTTGGCTTTGACAGGTCACGGCCAAAGACACACTGATACCTCGACGCCACACCCAAACGGCCTGGCCGGAGGTTCATCCCCTTGGCGAACACAATGGTGGAGTTGTCCCTGCTGTCAACAAGAGCAGTGTACACAAGCCTGTCCCACTGTAGCGGCGCCACCGGAGGTGACAGGGACAGTGACAGAGAGACATCCACACCAGATGGTTCGGCAGGGCAATGGACGAGGCTGGGTCCATCCGGCAAGGAGGCGGCCAACAGGGGCTGCCGGCGCAGCTCCGAGGAGTTGGCAGGGGAGTATAAGCACTCAAACCGCTGAGGAGCTGGCAGCGACGACCCGTCCTTGAGGATCAGGAGAACACGGTCCGGGAAGGCAACCGCGTGCTGGATTTGGACTGACGGCAACACGGCATCGGCAGTGCTGCCAGCTTGCTGCGCTCTGGCATCAGAGGAAATGGCGTTCAGGGTCGCCGACGGCCACGCCGTCCTGAGCACCGGCCGGAACGACGCTGCATCAGAgacaagaacatcagcacctcgTGTGGAGAAGAAACAAACCAAGCGGATTTAGCATGCTTGAATTCAGAAACACCAACACACACATTCTTCATGTGATGGCGTGAGCTTTTCCTGTTCTAGTAAAAATCAGTCAAAAGCAAACGCCATCACTAGCATAATGCAGTATTCACTTGCTAACGTTCCAACCCGGAAACCCAGGTGCCACTGGTGCGTTTCCAATGAAATCATTAACAAACGGACAGAATCCAGCGAGATAAATTGCAATTTTCCCGGGAGTGGTAAGACCACATCAGATCTACCGCAACGcccccacaaaaaaaaaaaaaaaaagaaaccgaCTTTTTCCTCACCTCCCCAACAACGAACACCAAACACATACCAAAATCGTATCTAAAAATGAGAACTTTCTCGCCCAAATCATTGTTAATCCCACCACGCTCCAAGCACACGGTTCTCGTGACAACACAATTCCGGCGACCCACCTAAACCCCACCTAAGATCCAATAATTCACGCCAGGAGAAGGCACAGAGGCAAATGGGGAAGGAAAGCTCACCTCCAATGACGTGCACGCCGCCGAGGACGACTACGCCGGCGCACAGGAACGCGAAGAGCGCCGCGAAGACACGCCGCTGCGGCGCCGCCGGTGACCGGTGGCCCCTTGCGGCAGGGGaacccccgccgccgccaccacttcctgcCGCTGAAGTAACCTTACAACTCCCGAGCCTGCTCAGCTTCCTCTCCTTCGCCGACATCGCCATCGCCGGCGCCGGTCACAACCGCCGGAAACTGTCCGGCAGCAGCACCCCAGATCCCcaagcggcggcggcagcgtgcCTCACAGGCCACACCATCCGCAAACGCGCTACGGGGAGTCGTGGAGCATCGGCGCCCCGCCAATATCTCCACGTGTAGTTGCCGTGGACGAGGAAGAAGGCGAAGCGAGGCGAAGCGGCGGCCGGCGAATCCGAAGCGGTGGTTGCGTTCGCACGGCTGCTTCCTGCTGCAGCAGTGTCTGCTGGGCAACCGGCGCGTTTATACCCGCGGCCACGCCTCTGACGGGTGGGCCAGCGCGTGCCTCCTGGGCCCACGCGTCAGTAGGGAGAGGCCGGCCGCGAAGCGCGGGGTCGTGCGGCGCGTGGCTGGGAATGACGTGTGGGCCCGTTGGGACAGTAAGCCAGTGACAGGTGGGGTCGGTTCTAACGGCACGGGCACGTCGAGCCAATGGAGGCGGCGGGTTCGCTGGGGTGGTTATTTCATGGAGACGTGCTGTATGACAGTGGGGTCAGCATGTGCGGGCCCAACATGTCAGTTGCTGAGATGGGGAGAGGTGTTGGTGTCTTGTGATTTGGATGGAACAGCAATAATTGGTGTGCACATGGGGGAAAGGTGTTATTCTGTAAATTCTGCCTGTCCATTGGGGGAATTTATCTACCTGAATATaactataatatatttatatttatcatgTATAATAACAGGAAGATTTTCTTTTCATTCCCATTCACTTTGTTGCTTTGCTTTAATGCTATTAGAGTGTAGAGACAAGAAACAATAATGGAATAATTTAAAAAAGGCAGATTTGGCAGAGCATGGAAAGAGAAGGCCATGAACACCAGATTTAGCAGAGCATGAATatgtattatattatatatctcATTTATGCATCTGAATTATTATATGCAGCATGTCCTAGCTTCACAGCATGTTTTGAACTTTATTTAGATACTCACAAACTTACCTGACACCTATTTTACCATTTAATTTGAGAATGTCAGGTTTAGTTTTGTAGCAGTGTCCTACTTCTGTATCAGTTGATGGCTAATTCGCTTTCATTATATATTTTCGatatatatgcatatacatATGCATGATTTTGTCATgttttaaactttttatttgctACTAAATCGGAGCAGCATCTCGACGAAGAAACTTGCTACGTGTTAGATTTGTGGTCACAAGAATTCTTCATTCGAACCATATTATGACCCAACTTGATTGAGATGTTTTGGCATTTTTCATATGCACGTGAAACCTTGGTACCTTTTTTCCTCTACATGCTAAAAGCTATCTAATTGTAATTCACATCTCATAGCTAAGGGGTGGAGCTGGGCTATCTGACAACAATGGAATTTTCACATCCAAGAGTTCAGTATTCTTACTCCAAGAGGGAACAAGACAAATGATCATACTTATTACAACACTAATGGCATCAATGCATTTTTATTCTAAATCCACACCAGCATTGCACTctttaatattttataattacaatttaaaatataaatatttctACCTGTTTTAAAGGAATTGAATAAGCAAATCATCCTACGTCCCTACTCGTACATCAAAGACAGAAATACATACCCTACTTCAAAGGGAAGGGACGTCAAATGTGGTCCGCTAAAAGGTTACATACTGTGATACTGATCTCTGGCTTAATCCCGGTTAACAACTAGTATGAGAGAGAGTAGAAAACCTGCATCCAACCAATCTGGAGGACATACAGAAAAGCTATCATGATGATAGACACTTGTCCTGGTAAGTACTTTATTGACTGTCCTGC
This window of the Sorghum bicolor cultivar BTx623 chromosome 7, Sorghum_bicolor_NCBIv3, whole genome shotgun sequence genome carries:
- the LOC8066126 gene encoding glycosyltransferase family 92 protein Os08g0121900, with translation MAMSAKERKLSRLGSCKVTSAAGSGGGGGGSPAARGHRSPAAPQRRVFAALFAFLCAGVVVLGGVHVIGASFRPVLRTAWPSATLNAISSDARAQQAGSTADAVLPSVQIQHAVAFPDRVLLILKDGSSLPAPQRFECLYSPANSSELRRQPLLAASLPDGPSLVHCPAEPSGVDVSLSLSLSPPVAPLQWDRLVYTALVDSRDNSTIVFAKGMNLRPGRLGVASRYQCVFGRDLSKPKHVLTSPVISAAQEIFRCVTPVRIRRYLRMTTNPNGNGDSDDKPMLVSIRTKGQRDSTLPSIAEPEPLPRYNRHRRQKAHSMCVCTMLRNQARFLREWIIYHSHIGVERWFIYDNNSDDDIEQALGTMDPSRYNVTRHLWPWMKSQEAGFAHCALRARESCEWVGFIDIDEFLHFPGNKTLQDILRNYSNRPRIGELRTACHSFGPSGRTKIPKKGVTTGYTCRLAAPERHKSIVRPDALNPSLINVVHHFHLKEGVRYVNLGQGVMLINHYKYQVWEVFKDKFSGRVATYVADWQDEENVGSRDRAPGLGTKPVEPEDWPRRFCEVFDTGLKDFVHKAFTDPATGSLPW